A segment of the Corylus avellana chromosome ca2, CavTom2PMs-1.0 genome:
tctgtattttttctctctctaattatGCGACGTCCgttaaaaatcaaaatgatatgtattttaattattttattaaaaaaaaaaaaaaggaaaaaaagaaaaagtcaccTATAGTTGCATCCTACCGCTAGCCCCCCACCCAGCGGTGGGCTACCCGCATAGGTGGTTGGACTTGGAGCCACCCCACTGGTGGCTGGGGCTGGTGGGTCATGGGAAAGATTAAGCTCGGAACATGGGGTCTAAGAAGCTCTCCAGGTACTGCTATGAGCTTCTACGGTTCTACCTCATACTAaaagtctgtttgggattgcgataaaaaatagattttttgaaTATAGTGCTTTTATCAGTgaacttttgttaaaagtgttgTTACTGAAAAActgtttacatgtttggtaatTGCATGtcttaagtgtttttttgatgttactgatgtttggtaacaaaactaaaaaagtgatttcagttgcaaaaatgacaataaagaacatgtaatgatttttttagtataagctaaaaaaaaaatcattacataacaccaaatatatgtcattttacgTAAAATCATCACATGTCGATAATGACAATAAAGGCCTAAGGttggtaattaattattattattattttttatttttttttcaatttataccaacctttttatataaaaatggctaatgttagctttcacaagtaaaaattattttgtaatggtttatgtaacaaaacattaacattttattttttttgcacttatatgtaataaaaagtgatgtcaatcatttttatttttattttttaagtatttaaagtatttaacacataaGAAAGAACATCATTCAAGGAGATccttacaacattttaaatagtttataacacaacaacataaataaaaaaataaaagaacattaACGGGTTAGAAGTAGATTAGCAATATGATCACGCTCAATGTTCATAGAATTTTCATTGGATGTCTCTAATTGTTGTATGTTTGACTCATCTTGTGCTTCGCCATCGCCTATACAGTCAGTAGGTAGtaaatcctcatcatcatcatatggttgGAACTCAGCATTCTTTATTGCATGCTTCCTAATGAAGTTATGAAGAGTCATAGACGCCACCacgattttcacttgtttatcataaggaaaattcaACATGCAATGCAATAACTTCTACTTATTTTTCCGAACTTCAAATGTTCTTTCAATAGTGCATCTAAGTGatgaatgtgcatgattaaaaatttcatgcatacccCTCGGTTAGCTTCCGCGACGAAAGTCTGGTAGATGATACCGCTCCCCTTTGTATGGCCCCATGTATCCCTTCATGTGAGGATATCCTGTGTCTACCAAGTAATACTTTCCTGCAAAAAAAATATACGAATAACggtcataaaaaatattgaaatgtatatttttttcatgtataattcatagttgttatttttattaaggggaaacttcacttaccccttaTACTTTCGCGGTTTTTGCAGACACctccccattgttcaaaaactctcactttgatgtatctaacttttgtttccttccactttgcctattccgttaggattttctgttaaatcctaatggaggggtgtgaaattccaatcttgcccttattttttattaaaaaatatttattttttataaatcctGACCCGTGGGTTTACCGGTGGATCTAACCCACCCGTATTGTGACCCacgggtcatattattattattatatattaaaaaaaaaaaaattgacggtgTTTGACCCAACGGGGGTCACAAGACCCATCGGGGGTCATTTGTGACCCGCCGATGGgtcacttttttatttgttttatttatttatttttaaatataataattataataatatttttttatttataaataagggtaaatttggaatttaaaaaaaaattagggctATAAAGgacttttactcatttgaccgtttgatttaactacaaaatcctaacggaaggggcaaagtggaaggaaacgaaagttgaatacatcaaagtgagagtttttgaacaatgtgggggtgtctgcaaaaaccgcgaaagtataggggggtaagtgaagtttccccttttattaaatacaaaccttTAGGTGGGTGTGGAAATTGCAATTCTTCCTTTCGAAtagcttccaaaaaaatatgtgtatcaTGTGCAGTACCTTCCCATCCAGCCCAAACAAATGTGAAATACATACGAAAATCACAAACAGCCATAACATTTTGAGTAGGAGTCCATTTTCCaccaatatatggtatttgTTTTGATGGAGAAATTTGAACTAGCACATGGGTTCCATCAATGGCTCTAATGCAATATTTGAAGTATGGCCAATACCGCTCATCATCACGAATTTTGCTTGGAACATCCCTAAATTTTCtatcaataggattaataatgtcAATCGTCATTCTTGAAACAACCATTAAACACATGAGTAAAATGTCCACTATTCTATTCCCAAACCCATAGCCTAAAGTATTCAAAAACATTGCCACCAACTCTTCAACAGTTAATTTCCTAGTACCTCTTAAATGATATATTTCCTTCAATTCTTTACACAAGTAAAGAAATGCGTGTATTTCCATTTTGTTTGCACCTATCAGGATTACCTTGTAGAATCTCCATAACCCACTTATAACCTATTTGAAAAGAGGTCCTACAAGGTTCCTTTGCAATATATGGCATATAATAGTTTTCAACAAATTCTACTGCTGCAGCTGGtagaataaaaacatcattttcattttcattttcctcttcaccATAATCACTATCACTTGTATCATCTTGAGTGCTATAATCACTATTGTCCATGTctataagggaaaaaaataaaataaagaaagaaataagcacaaaataaatatataagcacccataaaaataagaaaaagatataTTTACGTAGTTATCTACGTagttattaaatattataatatacttACCTTAGTATACAaatcaacacataaaaaaaaaaaaaaaaataacattcaaataaatccTTACAACTTCTCAAAATAgtttataacaaaacaacattaaaaaataataatattaatctaTGTTACGACGgttaatttctttatttcccATTCGCTTAATAAAGTCAATCTGCAACCATGATTCTTTAATAGTCACAAACATCTCTTTATGTGATCTCTTAAGAAATACATCTGTTGCAAACTTAAGGatgtcaatgtcattttctctttcagcaATCCCCCGAACAACATCTATAGCCTCTTCAATATTACATTCAGGTTTATCGTAGCTCTTAGATGTCATTGTATttttactttctattacatCACAAATACGAGTCAAATGTTGACTAACAATTtgaactattttatttattttcttacatTGAACCGCAAGACCAAACTTCGTATTTCCTTTATCCCGCATATCCAAATCAGCAAGAATATCATCCATGCCATGTGTATTGAGATTTGGttcatcatccaaaacatctaaaCCTTCTACAACATTGTCATCTTCATTAAGCATTTCATCTGCATTATCTATGACACCAATATCATTAGAAACCAACCCTATGGATGGTGTCCAAGATCCCTTCCTAGTGGCAAttatatctctaaacaatatTTCCACATTCATAGCATAAGtcaaacttgttgtgcaaaactTGGTTGCTTCTGGAACTTCTTGTATTTAGGTatatgtaaaaatcaataataaacattttttaaatcatttaaacaaaaacaaataagtacaaatataatacttgcaattttttttctcaccaatCATTGGACGcatcaattgtctttttcaCCGGATCCCATCCAAGGCCAGTTTCCTTGCCTATCAATCTCTTCCAAATGTACcactcttttttcaaactatcccacttgttctttagttgtttatagcaatattgttttccagttttttcattaaatttatctatcacaTTTTTCCATCCTGTCCTATTGAAATGTGTTCTTGGGCGGTTACCAACATGAATCTCAGTAATACATATGTCAAGataattttctagcattttttcagtccaaactACTTTCTTTATTTGAGTATCTGCAGTAGCAGCAACATTGCTTTGACCTTTTTTACTCATGTTTGTCACACAATAAATAAGCTGAtacaattacaaataaaaaaagtatgttaaacactattaacaattaaaaatttgttttaagtGATCAACGGATAGAAtgcaaaaatttatatttacatGAATAATATGTATGTCTATCAAATAAAAgggcaacaacaaaaaataatgaaatcaaGTTTCTGCAACATGAATAGCATTAAATAGTTCACATAAACTAATTGTTTCTCCCCCAtcataagatatatatatatatatatatatatatatatataNNNNNNNNNNNNNNNNNNNNNNNNNNNNNNNNNNNNNNNNNNNNNNNNNNNNNNNNNNNNNNNNNNNNNNNNNNNNNNNNNNNNNNNNNNNNNNNNNNNNATGAGCAAAATTATCCTGGTATTTTAAAGGACCAAAATGAACAGGAGAAGGATCCAAATTTGTAAGCCAATAAATTTGTAGTGGATATTGTTAAGTAGTCAGGAATTTCAATCTATTTTCAGAATTCCCCCCCCACCCCCTCACACCTCTTCTTTTAATCTTGCTAAGAactaacaattaataatatgCGTCCttaagaggtagcttaatcggccgGGACCACGCCTAAaaaagcggaagtcactagttcgaatcccccctactcctcttgtgtagacatgtcaaaaaaaaaaaaaaaacaattaataatatGCAGATTTATGATGCTCATTCTTCTTGTCACGAGCTATTTTTTCTCATTCTCTTCTTTTAGAGACCAAATTGTTTACTCtattagaaaacaaaacatcacaaaAGTATTTTAAGCAATTTGGCAAAGTATACTATCAATACCGAAAATTAAGAGgagcaaaaatataaaacatttcTGTAGCCTATGAAATTACTCAATACAGTAAAGCaaacattaaaaagaaatacaatTCAGAATAAATAAAGAACACTCCAACCAATGAATCAAATTCAACGAATAATACTATAATATGCTGCAGTGGCCAACACTGGGATGATCAGGAAAATCAAACCATCTTCTTTGCTTGAACTTAAACTTGGAAAGGCCATGGCCAGTCCTTCATGTCTTCCTCTTGCTGCACTTTGGCAGTACTCCTCCTCATCGCATGCCCACCATTATCGCCCTCAACATAAGCATAGTACTTCAAGAAAAACGCAAGAGTCAACACCACCCACTCCAAGCAGAAGATCAACACACATAACCCACCAGCCAACTTCAGTATCACAGCTCCATCCTCTTCCCTCACATACGACTTCAACTGCCCCAGAAAATCCCCTGTTCTCGTGAAGATCAGCACCGACACCGACCCTTGAAATATTGCCGTCAGCACCGTCATCACCATGTGAGCCGCGTACCACCGGCTAGTCCCCGATGACGCCGCTGCACATCCTGAGACCGCCCCGGTGATGGTGAGGATGTGGAGGAGGATCAGGAAGAAGCCACTTATAGAGGGGAGGAGGCGGAGCGAGAGGGTGAGGAAGATGCAACTGGAGGCCGCGCCAAGTAGAATGTAGTTGCAGAACAGGAAGACCTTGTGGGTGTGGTAGTGGGATTGAGCCACTGAGCTTGGTGGGGTGCTGTTCATGCCGATACCCATTTCAAGATTCCTCAAAATTCAGCGAAATTCAACGGATTCTGGTGACTTGCGGAGATTTTGGGTCAAGTGGGTTTTGTGGAATTTGAGTTTTGGAAGCTTGGAAATGGTGGATTGGTTTGAAGAGAAATGCGGAGGCGAAGGGGGAAGATATAGAGTGTGTGTAGGGGGGAGCCTCAACGGTCATATTGGTTGAGAGGACAAAATGTGACCGTTGGAGGAAAGTCAAGGGAACAAACCCCACACGCATAATTTCTAACGGCTAGTTTTGCTTTCAAGAGTTCcttgcatataatacatacagaGACCATTCATTTGATTTGGATCATTGGATTTGTTGGGATTTGACAGTTGATGGGTGGCTTGAGGATCAAACGATCAAAATGAACTGATCTCAATTTTGTTGAACTTAGCGTATTCCAGGTTATTCTAGATGGCCTggtcctttttttctttttggtcagaTAGTCAGATATTCAAAATTGTAGATCTTAACATACATAATTTTATAGAATTCCCTTTTAAGACTAGTTAATATGCTTATTCTAAGAGTCCTTCGGTTCGGGTTTGGTTCTGCGATTTCAAATGTATGAATTAAAAACACAAGTTTTTGAAAACGTAATTAAGTGTTTGacaaaattactatttaatttttaaaattacaatttagcctaaaaaattgtacattttcAGAAAAACACATTCTTAcatatgatttgaaaatgtataaaatatgtgttttcaaatagcaattttttaaaaacgcaattccaaacagtttatttttttgcaatttgatttaaaattgcactttttatttataaaatgttAATCCTAAATGCACCCTAAATATATGATAATTCTCGAGTAATCACGTTTTTTTGAAATCAATctcacttttaaaatattaactttaaaagcttaattttttatttttgaatttgaaagagctctttctgtattttttctctctctaattatGCGACGTCCgttaaaaatcaaaatgatatgtattttaattattttattaaaaaaaaaaaaaaggaaaaaaagaaaaagtcaccTATAGTTGCATCCTACCGCTAGCCCCCCACCCAGCGGTGGGCTACCCGCATAGGTGGTTGGACTTGGAGCCACCCCACTGGTGGCTGGGGCTGGTGGGTCATGGGAAAGATTAAGCTCGGAACATGGGGTCTAAGAAGCTCTCCAGGTACTGCTATGAGCTTCTACGGTTCTACCTCATACTAaaagtctgtttgggattgcgataaaaaatagattttttgaaTATAGTGCTTTTATCAGTgaacttttgttaaaagtgttgTTACTGAAAAActgtttacatgtttggtaatTGCATGtcttaagtgtttttttgatgttactgatgtttggtaacaaaactaaaaaagtgatttcagttgcaaaaatgacaataaagaacatgtaatgatttttttagtataagctaaaaaaaaaatcattacataacaccaaatatatgtcattttacgTAAAATCATCACATGTCGATAATGACAATAAAGGCCTAAGGttggtaattaattattattattattttttatttttttttcaatttataccaacctttttatataaaaatggctaatgttagctttcacaagtaaaaattattttgtaatggtttatgtaacaaaacattaacattttattttttttgcacttatatgtaataaaaagtgatgtcaatcatttttatttttattttttaagtatttaaagtatttaacacataaGAAAGAACATCATTCAAGGAGATccttacaacattttaaatagtttataacacaacaacataaataaaaaaataaaagaacattaACGGGTTAGAAGTAGATTAGCAATATGATCACGCTCAATGTTCATAGAATTTTCATTGGATGTCTCTAATTGTTGTATGTTTGACTCATCTTGTGCTTCGCCATCGCCTATACAGTCAGTAGGTAGtaaatcctcatcatcatcatatggttgGAACTCAGCATTCTTTATTGCATGCTTCCTAATGAAGTTATGAAGAGTCATAGACGCCACCACGATTTTTacttgtttatcataaggaaaattcaacatgcaatgcaataacttctacttatttttccaaactccaaatgttctttcaatagtgcatctaagtgatgaatgtgcatgattaaaaatttcatgcatactCCTCGGTTGGCTTCCGCGACGAAAGTCTGGTAGATGATACCGCTCCCCTTTGTATGGCCCCATGTATCCCTTCATGTGAGGATATCCTGTGTCTACCAAGTAATACTTTCCTGCAAAAAAAATATACGAATAACggtcataaaaaatattgaaatgtatatttttttcatgtataattcatagttgttatttttattaaggggaaacttcacttaccctccCTATACTTTCGTGGTTTTTGCAGACACCTCcctattgttcaaaaactctcactttgatgtatctaacttttgtttccttccactttgccTATTCCGTtatgattttctgttaaatcctaacggaggagTGTGAAATTCCAatcttgcccttattttttattaaaaaaatatttattttttataaatcctGACCCGTGGGTTTACCGGTGGATCTAACCCACCCGTATTGTGACCCAtgggtcatattattattattatatattaaaaaaaaaaaatttgacggtgTTTGACCCAACGGGGGTCACAAGACCCATCgggggtcacttgtgacccgtcggtgggtcacttttttatttgttttatttatttatttttaaatataataattataataatatttttttatttataaataagggtaaatttggaatttaaaaaaaattagggctATAAAGgacttttactcatttgaccgtttgatttaactacaaaatcctaacggaaggggcaaagtggaaggaaacgaaagttgaatacatcaaagtgag
Coding sequences within it:
- the LOC132171687 gene encoding uncharacterized protein LOC132171687 produces the protein MGIGMNSTPPSSVAQSHYHTHKVFLFCNYILLGAASSCIFLTLSLRLLPSISGFFLILLHILTITGAVSGCAAASSGTSRWYAAHMVMTVLTAIFQGSVSVLIFTRTGDFLGQLKSYVREEDGAVILKLAGGLCVLIFCLEWVVLTLAFFLKYYAYVEGDNGGHAMRRSTAKVQQEEDMKDWPWPFQV